The Polyangium spumosum region GCCCTCGCGGAACGGCACCCGGCCCTCGCGGAACGGCACCCGGCCCTCGCGGAACGACACCCGGCCCTCGCGGGACGCGAGGGCTCGGAAGAGGAAGGACGTTCAGTAGCGGATGACGACCTTCGGGAAGGTCGTGATCGCCTTCTCGAACGTCGTCGGGTCGTAGTCGCGGAAGTCGAACATCGTCCCCTCGCCGCGCTTCAGGATGACCTCCCAGATGAGGTCGTGGATGTTCGGGTCGCGCGACTCCAGGAGGTGCCGCGTGATGTGCCACGTCTCGAAGATCCGACGGCCGATCACGCTGTGCAGGCTGATCCCGTCGACGATCAGCCGATCGAAGTTCTCGATCACCGCGTCGCCGCTCTTCAGCCCGAACAGGATCACGTCGCCGCCGCGACGAACCGCGTGGATGGCGTTGTTCACGCTCGAGTTCACGCCGCTCATCTCCAGCGCCACGTCCACGCCGACGCCGTCCGTCAGCTTCCGGATCCGCTCCGTCAGCTCCGGATCACTCGCGTGGGGCCGGTCCGGCGCGCCCTTCTGCGGCCTTAGCACCACGTCCGCGCCGAGCCGCCGCGCCATCTCCGCGTGGTTCTCCAGCGGCTCGACGCCGATGATGTAGTTCGCGCCCATCGCCCGCGCGATCGCCACCGCGAACAGGCCGATCGTCCCGCACCCGACGATCGCAACGCGCTTGCCGCGCAGGTTCACCTTCGTGCACGCGTGCACCGCGTTGCCGAACGGCTCCTGGATCGCCGCCACCTCCGGCCGGATCTTCGTGATGTCCGTGCGCCAGAGGTTCTTCGCCGGCAGCTTCACGAGCTCGGCGAAGCAGCCGTCCTCGCTGATGCCGATGATCTTGTCGTCGGCGCAGACGTGCGTGTCGCCGATCCGGCACTGGTAACAGACGCCGCAGGGGATGTGGCTCTCCGTCGTCACCACGTCGCCGACCTCGAGCCCGTGGTGCCGCTTCGCGTCCGTGCCGAGCTCCACCACGCGGCCGAGCAGCTCGTGGCCGATCACGCGGGTCGCCTTCTTGTCGCGCTCGAGCGACTTGAAGATCATGTCCTTGAAGGCCGTGCGGAACCAGATGCCGCGGTCCGAGCCGCAGAAGCCGGTCATGATGGGCTTGATGAGCACCATCGACCGGTCGTGGT contains the following coding sequences:
- a CDS encoding zinc-binding dehydrogenase, which translates into the protein MSDAMQALTYDRETDPWESSTGLRKTEVERPRIDEASDYHDRSMVLIKPIMTGFCGSDRGIWFRTAFKDMIFKSLERDKKATRVIGHELLGRVVELGTDAKRHHGLEVGDVVTTESHIPCGVCYQCRIGDTHVCADDKIIGISEDGCFAELVKLPAKNLWRTDITKIRPEVAAIQEPFGNAVHACTKVNLRGKRVAIVGCGTIGLFAVAIARAMGANYIIGVEPLENHAEMARRLGADVVLRPQKGAPDRPHASDPELTERIRKLTDGVGVDVALEMSGVNSSVNNAIHAVRRGGDVILFGLKSGDAVIENFDRLIVDGISLHSVIGRRIFETWHITRHLLESRDPNIHDLIWEVILKRGEGTMFDFRDYDPTTFEKAITTFPKVVIRY